The genomic region TACAAAGGGCAAATTCCAGAGGGCTTAACGACTGTATTCATTTTTAACTGTAGTATTACCATgtttagtaagtgtgtgtgtgtgtgcgcgcgcgctttGAGTACACAACTTTCAACGCGCAGCGGTGACACTGTACTCAGGCTCTGTCTCGTCTCTGGTCTTTCCCCTTTAGGCGACAATACCCGACCAATCTCATCCTGCTTGGCATCTTTGTAAGTTAATTAGTCTTCTACACTGGTGGTAGTGTGGTGGTTGTGTTGTTATTAATGTATCTTGTATTGTTGTTTATGGTATCTGTACAAGTGAATTCTTATCTTTACGTATCAAAATTGTATATACCCACATAATGTTATCTCTTTCCACTGCTACAGACTCTTGCGATGTCCTACATGGCAGGCATGCTGGCCAGGtaagctcagtgtgtgtgtgtgtgtgtgtgtgtgtgtgtgtgtgtgtgtgtgtgtgtgtgtgcatataagaGACTGTGCTCTACTTGCTTGAGTTCAAATCTATTTGCCTGCTGAGCTGTCCCCCTGTGCCCCCTCTGTTTCCATAGCTACCATAACACTAAGGTGGTAATGCTGTGCGTGGGCATCACGGCTTTGGTCTGTCTAGGCGTCACTCTCTTCTGTTTCCAGACCAGGGTGAGTTAGCCCAACCAGACGCCACCTGCAAAGACTGCATGATGGATCACAATGGAAGTCATTGGCCAGAAAGCCCTTAGGAGGACACAAAATGTGCAGTTGTTTTGTTGCACTAGAGCGAAAACGTTTAAAATTCAtcacagttttttccccccatcatCATTTTTATAGAAATGATTAATGCTTGAATCTTCAGAAAGTGTGCTTTCTGGTGTGCAGTTACATTTAAGATCTACATTAAGATCAATTATATTGTTCACCCAACGACTTGTTTTGTGCATATGTAAGTTGCATGCatggagaaagaatgtgtggaCCTAAACACATCAAAGCGGATAGAACACTGCCACTCTCCTGTCATGTGACACCCAGTGACAACCAGTATGATTGcactgtgtttagtgtgtggtacggtgtgtgtgtgtgtgtgtgttgactgcagGTTGACTTCACCTCCTGTCACGGCCTGCTGTTCTCCCTCATGATGGTGCTGTTGGTGACAGGCCTGCTGCTCCTCTTCACTGCTCCTTTTGGATACGTGAGTCTGTCTGCACTCCCCTCCACTCTCAACCACTCCACGGCCTcagaaataatgtttttaaatttcAAATGTTTTCATAAAACGACCATTTTAGAATTACGAAGAAGAAGCATACGGCACATTCATTACATCTTTATTGTACTCATTCAGACAATCTAGTTTCATGGTACACACTTGACGTCATTTGTACATCATTTCCACAGATACCCTGGTTGCAGACAGCATATGCTGGACTGGGCGCCTTGGTCTTCACACTGGTAATACTGATGAAATTCACCTCTTTGAATTTAGATATATTATTATACTATAATTATATGATATTATACTTAATAGAAAGTGAATTACATTAGAATGAACATGTTGCCATTGTGGAAAAGATTGAAAACTGGCTTGGAATTGCCCATAATCAGTGTTGGTGCCGTCGTTCGTTTAGTTGActgttcacattcacacacctctGCCGCTGGTGTTGTGCACACACTCgtatctcacacatacacaagttgtgttgtgtcgtgttgtgttgtgttgtgtttccctGGGTGTAGTTCCTGGCGTTTGACGTGCAGCTGCTGATGGGGAACCGGCGCTACTCTCTGAGCCCGGAGGAGCACGTGTTCGGCGCCCTCTGCCTCTACATGGACATCGTCTACATCTTCTTCTTTCTGCTTCAGCTCTTTGGGAGCCGTGAGTGAGCCTCACCTGAAGCCTTCAGCCTTGACCTGTCTTCTGACCCctctaaaaacacactcacacacacagacacactcatacacacactcatacacacacacacacacacacacacacactcacactcactttttTGGCTCCCTGAGGAATGCTGGATGGTCTTCAGCCTCATGCACCTTTGATGTTCTGTGGTGTGCTGGAATTATGACAGTTTGCTTCAGTTCTGTGTTATCtcttgctgtatgtgtgtgtgtgtgtgtgtgtgtgtgtgtgtgtgtgtgtgtttattcctaTGTTAGCAAGGCTGAGTCATGTTTATAAGGCTCAAGCAAGGCATCCTTTTTATGGGAACGTGTAGCTGGGCTttacaacgcacacacacacacacacacacacactcagacgcacacGTGCAAACCCCTAAACTCTACTGTCCTTAAGACAATCACAATGGGTTTGAAGAACAGGGGAACAGAAGCTAGTTGTCATTAAGAAAGGAGTTTGAAGCGTATCCCTCTATTTGTATTAAACATCCAGGAATCACCAAAGTGAACCGTATCAGGGGGCAACTTGCTGCAAATATTTTACAAGCCCAGCATGCAGTTGCTTGTCAGTTAAACTGTTCAGTTAGGCAGGGTGTGTATGCTAGCTCAGAAATACTCATACCAAATGACCTCTGAAGCATACCAATGAACAAACCCCACTTGTTTCAAGTGCAGTCACTCCTTGCTTGTGGGTGCTTTCACTCACAGTGAGAGTGGGTGTTGCCGGTAGTTCGGCCTACACACTGAGAACAGGAGTAGATACAAAGGCAGTTAGATGCGAACAGACGCTGAAATACAACGCCACTTTCCTGACAAGTCAGGTGAGACTGAATTGATATTAAAAACTACAGTATGCAAATGAGTGTAGAACTACCCAGAAAGCCTCTCCACCCAGCCTAATCCTTCTCTTTGCTTCTGATGGGTGCCAAGTGTAAACTTAAGAAAGGAATAATTCTATTAGTGCTGCCCAGGCTGTTTAGTAAGTCTGGTTAACAAAAGCTTTTGCGGAAGATGTGCATTTGAGCTTGTTAGATACAAAACAAACTACACACTACTTACTGAACCTTAAATGTACATTAATCAGACTTGATTGAAATTCACTGTAAAGTAGGTATACTAAGGGAATACATGAAACTAAATATATACGCCTCTAAGTGAAATTTAGAGGGGAACTGACAGTATTCCTCTCAGATGGCCTTCAGATTGTTTTACCGGGACACTCTATGGCTCCCAAAGAGGGAAGTTCTGCAATGAGGTTGAGTGAATTAAACCACCGACACCTTCAGATTAGCATCACGTGTTCGTGGACGTCTTTGACAAAAGTGTTGTCCGTAGAGCAATAAAACCTGTCCaagccttgccttgccttgcatGCAGACCTTGTTGTTAAAATGTACTCAGCGGAGTGAGACCAAGTCCATTTGTTCTGGCCAGTAGACACGACTCCCATGACGTCACTTAGAGCATGGCTAGGTAAATAtcttaaaagtgtgtgtgaaagagtttCTGTGCTCTGACTAATGGGGGTCACTTTAAAGTAGTACTGTACAGTACCTAACTGTGAAATGTTTTTGCATTAATCAAGAACTttgaatttgtttttaaatgtgaacTTGATTATTTCTAATGGTATGTACCATTCTACAGAATCGTTTTGAGGTGTTCCAGGGctcatttttaaaaacaaaagtagAGATGCAGCTGATCAATTTGAACCTGATCATGTAATTATTCCAGTGTCAGAGGTGGGTTGAAAAAGCTGTTTTATGATTATCATGTATTCAAGAGTATTTTTCTGACATAATGATCTAATATTGCTGTAGATGCCACAAATACAATTGTAAGGGCTACTTCTGTAATGTGGCTTTGGGCTCTTAGATTGATATCCAGTGCTTTGCTATTACATTCCCTGCCAATACAGAGGGCCCCTGTTCACTGGCTCACTGCAGTTCATTCAAACCTGCAGTATGCCAGTGCAAGTGAGCGACAGCTCAGTGGTCTAGTGGGACTCCCCCAGTTGTCTTAAGGTGATGATTACtgagggggtccaggctctgggctctgtaaagcaccttgagacaattgtattgttctgccgctgtataaataaaattgaattgaattgaattgaattatatgAGAAACAAATATTTATCTGGATCATCAGTGAGCAGCTAGTCGCAACCATCCAATCAGGACGCTATGGACCGGTCATGTGATTGCCCAGCAACATTACTCATCACATTTAAGATCATGTAGACCTTTGGTCTTAAGATATATTCATTACAGCTCTGCCTAATGGTTTATGCATTAATGATTAATTACAGCAACATTCAATATGGACATTTTTAGTGCTATTCTCCTTTACCGAAATGTATGTATACTTTTATTCCTGTCGTTTCTTTGTGGGATGTTGGATCATGCAGCAGTGAGGTTAAAACCGTGATATCAGCGACTTGCTGGTTTGGTATGTTGCTCATAGAGAGAAATCAGGCAGCCATCTTGTTTTATGTGCCACATTTATGGCAGGAAGGGTATGTGTCTGACTTTGGAGGGTTCACCTTATCTCCTTGAGTTCCTACATGCATATAAACATGGGTCTAACTTTTATTACTTCCTTTGGGGTCTCTAAAACTAAGGGCAGGTGTAAAATCGTATTTTAAGACTATTTCAAAATCCATTCCAAATGTGGGTTGAAAGTAATATTTTGTTAAAACTTCTCTTCAGAGCTCGTAATGAACAAATGTACTTTGTCTGTTGTGCAGGTCTCCCTATAtaaatgtgcagtgtgtgtggggttgaacatctcttttttttttcccctcttagTCTCTGCACTAAGTCAACCAGACCATCAGTGTGTAGTTCCTGAGACTAGTGCATGAAGTGTGTTGTTCTAGTGTGCCCTAGGCTACACCAGACCTGGGCAGGGTGATCCCACATACAATGGAAGCAGTCTGGTCTATTTCACCAGGTCCTGAACACACCAATACGTTGGACGTGGGAAACTATTTTTGTAGGGGCCCTTTTGTATCCATTGGTACTGTGGTGAAATAAAAGAATGCTTCAACGATGAAAAAAACGTATCCTTGTGTCTATTGCTTACTGTGATGGACAGTAAAGAAGGGGTCACGGGTTTCCGTTTGCATGTACTCGTTTATCTAAAGTCACACAATAAAGGAAAGATGCACATAATTCGTTTAAGCATAGAAATTAAATTGTTTTAAGTGAACTTTATGATGAGATGTAAACTGTTACAGTGAAATAAGGTTAGGTTAATTGTGGGGTGTGTAGTAGTTAAGTCAGACCCATTGTTCATTAAGAATGGTTTAAATCAGTAGTATTTGTTACTTTTTGTAAACTCAGACATGGTCCCTTATTGAGAGAAAAAGTCACGAAGAGTAGATATAGGTTTAAAGTAAACAATAGGCCGAAAAAAAGATGTCATCTTATGGTAACTGACATGCCAATTAATTAAGGTCACTGACCCAGTTGGTGTATGTGTAGCTTTAAGAGATATCACGTGGTATCTCCAGAGAATTTCTGCATGAACTATGGCGCTACCCATTAGCTGTCGTCTTCTGCTATCACACTTATCTCGATTTAATTCCTGTGTTTTGGAAACgtcgagtaggcctattttaTGCAAGAGCAATGTATTGCTTGCTCTAAGGGAACTGATTAATGGGCAAACAGCGAATATTTCTCCGTCCTTGGCGTGGAGAAGCGCAGTGAGCAGAAGGTCATTCCGACGTTGTATCAGTAGCCACGTAAACGAGGAAAGCCAAAATGGAGATAAATCCAGCAAGCGGAATGTATTATGGTGTGCTGTTGGTAAGTTGGTCTTTTGATTACAAATTTGACAGGTGCAAACAGAAGTTATGGGTATGACATAATGCAGCCTACAGGAACATGTTGCAGAATGAAACGCTAGTGGGTGTAAGCAATGAACTGTCAATCCTCCACTTGTGGCTACTTCTATGGTGACAGTAACATTCATTACCGGTGTTATTTTGAAGCAGCTTTCTCCTTCTTCGGCAAGGCTGAcgatgagagagatgaggcgCAGAAGGCAGAGgatgaaatcattttgctaCTGAAAAAAGCCAAGGTAGCGACCATCATAGCATAACAACCCTACGCCTTGCTCCATGTTATTGGAGCATATAACGTCAATATAGATACGTAGTTGTGGATGACCAGTGTTAAACTGACTAGTAAACTGTGTGAAAACATATCTTTTCATTTCTTGATGAGATTCACGGGTATCAGAAACTAAATGTAACAATCTGTACCTCAGGCTGGTTTATCTGCCCTCTGTTGTTTTCCCTTGGAGCCCATACGTCATAACATATGTTGGAAGATGGGACAAAATATGATATGATAAACTTTCACCTCTTTTGATACAAGGAAGATCCTTCATTTTATATGGATGTTTAAGGTAGCCTAATACTGAGAAGTCTAATGTCAAACAAAGGCTCCCTGATACACTTTAAAGGGTGTTACATGGTGTCAGGAAACATTACGTAGTATAGGCCGATAAGCATTTTTAAAGCACTTCGTCTTTCTGATTGAGCATACTTCAGGAAAGACCAGTCTAATTCAATTGGTTTGGGTGTTCTCAGCTCAGTATGATGCGGGACGAGTTGGACGCAGCCAGTGGCTTCTTGCATCAGGCCATAAGACTGGCTCATCAGACTCATAACACACAGGCCATTATCTACACATACAGCTTGGTAGGTCTATCTCCTTTCCCTCTGATATTGATCTCCTGTAGCTCTCTAATGAATCATCACCTTTCTGCCttcactttttaaaaacagtCATAGAGTTGGTTGTATAGTCTGATACTCTTCTCTTCTTAAACGTTTACAGATGGCAAACCTCGCCTTTGTTCAAGGTCAGCTGACCAATGTGAGTAAGAGTGATGTGTCGGTGTTGTGATGTGCCTCGTGTCAGTCGCTTTGACATTAAACCCTGCCGTAGGATTGGAGCTGGTCCCAGTGACCGTTGTACTTTTCTCCCTGTTTACAGGCAGAGAAACTCTTCAAGGCAGCCATGAGTTTCATGCTCTCTGGGGGAACGCCTCAGGTGAGAAGGAAACCACGATGGCCGTGTGCTTTAGCTTATGACGTGGATGTCTTTCCTCGTCATGATTCTTGTTCTCGTCTTTTCTGGGTGGGACAGTGTTTGGGAAACCTTGTAAGGATTTTTTTGTAATTGTGTTTGTCTCCAAACGCTCTCTTGATGGTTAGGATCACAATGCAGTCATTGAGATGTCCTTGAAGCTGGCAAGCATATATGCCTCTCAGAACAAGTAAGCGCACAGCCACCGTTGCCAGGTCTTATAAATGAAAGTAAGAtgggctttgtttttgtttttttttgtccagttTAGGGTGTAAAGTTTGTCTATATATAATACATCCATATgtaatgtatattaagcatgtattgtgtatatatatcttcATTCTTGGCAGAGCTTATACATATATAGTATGTACATTTAGTGTCTTGTCCCAAATGTCTTTGCTAGGAATGAATTGGCAGAGCATGGGTTCCAGTTTTGTACAGAATCTCTGGAGGGCAAGATTGCGAAACACAAGGAGCTCCCCCTAGAGGAGTTATCAGGTACTCCACCGACTCTATGCAGCCTTTCCCCCTTTCATTCCCAGTCTCAGCCCCCCAAACCACCAGTTATAACCTGACATTGCATCCAACAAGGCCTGCTGTAGGATATGACTGACAGTTGGCGATGGCTGTGGTGTTGTTTCCCTGTCCCGGCAGACGAGGAGAGGAAGGACACGCGGCTGCTGCTGGGTCTGTGTCTGGACGCCAGGGCGCGCTACCTGGCTGTCTCCCATCGGCTGGCCGAGGCCACGACCGATTACCGCCGCGCCCTGCAGATCTGTTCAGAGGAGCAGGGAGAGTCACACCCACAGGTGCGGCACCCATTTACTCCAACATTTGGTTGTTTTAGTCACTGTCTACTAGTTCACTACTACTACGACTACTACTTCACTGTCTACTAGTTCACTAATACTACGACTACTACTTCACTGTCTACTAGTTCACTAATACTACGACTACTACTTCACTGTCTACTAGTTCACTACTACTACGACTACTACTTCACTGTCTAATAGTTCACTACTACTACGACTACTACTTCACTGTCTACTAGTTCACTACTACTACGACTACTACTTCACTGTCTACTAGTTCACTAATACTACGACTACTACTTCACTGTCTACTAGTTCACTACTACTACGACTACTACTTCACTGTCTACTAGTTCACTACTACTACGACTACTACTTCATTGTCTACTAGTTCACTAACTACTACGACTACTACTTCATTGTCTACTAGTTCACGTTGCTGTTCATGTTCTTCTAATGCACTTGCTATTTGTCCATGTTCAAGTGTCACTTTCTACTCATTGAAATTAGCGTGATTTTAAGGTGGAACTGTTTTTCTCCAGGCGACTGGCTCCCGGCGACAGTGTCAGTATGACTGGGCTGTGCTTTGTACCTTCACATAGTGTACCTACttgtggcttctctctctctctctctccctctctctctctctctctctcctctctccctctctctcttgttgtgtTTCAGACTCTGGTGCTGATGAGTGATCTTGCCACAATTCTGGACCTACAGGGTAAGCATGAGGAAGCCCTCGGCCACATAAACAGGGCCATGCAGCTGGGGAAGGACGCCGGCCACCCCGACCAGCACGTGCTTCAGAGCAACATGGCTGCCATTCTGATGCATCAAGGTAAAAAAAGGGGTCTATTCATCTTGCATAGATGGTGAAAGTTTAAACAACATCTGAGTCTGAAGTATTTCTTGTGGAGCTAAGTACTGAACCAGAAGACAGCATTCCCTGTGAAATCACTCTTCTGCTGTTGGGGTaaagacagtgtttgtgtgctgcaGGCCAGTTTGAAGAGGCCAGTAGGCTGTTCCACGAGGCCCTGGCTCTGGCTCAGGccatgggagacagagaggcagaggagcagaTCCAGGAAGGGCTGAAGGAGCTGGCCAGCAGGAGAGATGCCCAGACGGACGGCAAGCCTGCTGGACAAACTGAGTGTCAGGCCGAGGGTCAGGCAGCATCAGAATGACGTAAACAAGTTCCACTGTAGGTTTCCAACATGACGGTGGGCAGCCTCAGGTGAAAACCCGCGTAGTGTGTTCAAACTCCCTTGCCTGTTCCCGAACCATGCCACCACAATGTGCCCTGTGTCTCCGTGCTGTCTGTGGTTTGAACATCCAACCAACTGCCGTTTTGGAGTGAAGACGTATTACCCAGTGTTCACCAGCCGTGACTTTTGCATAACAAGACCAGGTCCTTGCTCTCGCAGCACCCACATGGTGGTagctacatttattttgttcttctCCCTGTTTACTCTATGGTTTCCTCATTCAGATGTTGTGCAATGGTAAAATAAACAGACCTGTGTAGCAGTTAATGAGACTCAGGGAAGTGGTCATACAAGGAACATTGCGGCCATGGTCTGGCTGGTAAACAGCCTTCATTTTGTGAAACTGTTTACATGTGAATTTTTATAACTGTCAGGACCAATTGAATGCTGGGTTAGATTGGCCTCCCCACATTCAAAGTGTGTCAGGCAACTGAGGGGATCCATTTGAAACTGGAAGCACAATTGGAAACTGAATTGTCCAAGCAATATtatcctgtgtttgtgttcggaCGAGGAGGTGgaataaaagaaacctgtcacGGATGGTCACGCTGTGAGcttttatttgatttcacaTAAATAATCTCAGCCTGATATAATTCCATCTTAACTGTATGTTTCTCACACTGAATATTATTTTATGatcctcacacaaaaaaaaatcacctcagTCCAGTTTAGTTGACCATATGTAATGTTTTGCACTTCATGATTAGACAAATTTGGCTTTAAGAAAGAACATAGGAACATGTGCACATAAATGTTACGTATGTCAAAAGGctgtacattttttaaatacactGCTTAAATGTGATTGCAGTGGaataaatgtttaaaatatatgttttatatgatatgtttgttttgaatgcATCTCTGTCAAATCACAGGTGTCCAGTAAATGTTCATCATCTGTGTACTCTGTCATCAGTTGTCACAGAGTTTGAATTTGGCAGTGGGAATGACCGAAGGCCCGTCGGAGAGATCTTCAGTAGGCTACTTGTCTTCTAATCATATTGAGGTCAAAAGAGTGCAGTGAACTTGTAGACATAATCTTGTACACAGGGAGGCAGTGTTTAGAGTAGTTTGATTTCAATCGTTTTCAGTGGTGAGGTGTGGGCAGGTGTGGGTAAGAACAGCGACTTCGGTGTGGGTGTAAATGTTATGGCAAAAACAGAAATAGTACAATGAGCTACTAAGAATTGGGTTTATGACATTTCGAAACAAAAAAACCTGAGAAAAATAGTTCTTCTACTTTTAGAAGACTCCTCCACTTCTCTAAGACTCTTCCTTGTGTGCTGTTCGTGTTTTAGCATTTAAAAATTCCACAGAAACccaggtttgtgtgtgatagCTGTGCACCATCATTTGATAGGATGTATATTTCAAAGACAGCAGGTAAAGGAACCAAACTGTGCTGATTGGTTGTATGCCTGAGATGTGTTTACTCTGCAAAGGGCCAGTTAGGAGGACAAATTATTCATATTAATATATGCCTACATTGTGTATTAAACTTGTTGCTGTACACAACAAAACAGAGTTTGGATGAAGCgttaattctctctcttttgtctccgTAAGTAATGACGTGTTTGCTGAGGTGCCTGATGAAATCTCAGGGACGCTGTTCATTATTGGGTATTACTCTGTCTTTACTCCATCCAAAGCCAAAAACAGGTTGAGATTTTCTT from Clupea harengus chromosome 25, Ch_v2.0.2, whole genome shotgun sequence harbors:
- the ttc19 gene encoding tetratricopeptide repeat protein 19, mitochondrial isoform X2 — encoded protein: MALPISCRLLLSHLSRFNSCVLETSSRPILCKSNVLLALRELINGQTANISPSLAWRSAVSRRSFRRCISSHVNEESQNGDKSSKRNVLWCAVAFSFFGKADDERDEAQKAEDEIILLLKKAKLSMMRDELDAASGFLHQAIRLAHQTHNTQAIIYTYSLMANLAFVQGQLTNAEKLFKAAMSFMLSGGTPQDHNAVIEMSLKLASIYASQNKNELAEHGFQFCTESLEGKIAKHKELPLEELSDEERKDTRLLLGLCLDARARYLAVSHRLAEATTDYRRALQICSEEQGESHPQTLVLMSDLATILDLQGKHEEALGHINRAMQLGKDAGHPDQHVLQSNMAAILMHQGQFEEASRLFHEALALAQAMGDREAEEQIQEGLKELASRRDAQTDGKPAGQTECQAEGQAASE
- the ttc19 gene encoding tetratricopeptide repeat protein 19, mitochondrial isoform X1, translated to MALPISCRLLLSHLSRFNSCVLETSSRPILCKSNVLLALRELINGQTANISPSLAWRSAVSRRSFRRCISSHVNEESQNGDKSSKRNVLWCAVAAFSFFGKADDERDEAQKAEDEIILLLKKAKLSMMRDELDAASGFLHQAIRLAHQTHNTQAIIYTYSLMANLAFVQGQLTNAEKLFKAAMSFMLSGGTPQDHNAVIEMSLKLASIYASQNKNELAEHGFQFCTESLEGKIAKHKELPLEELSDEERKDTRLLLGLCLDARARYLAVSHRLAEATTDYRRALQICSEEQGESHPQTLVLMSDLATILDLQGKHEEALGHINRAMQLGKDAGHPDQHVLQSNMAAILMHQGQFEEASRLFHEALALAQAMGDREAEEQIQEGLKELASRRDAQTDGKPAGQTECQAEGQAASE
- the faim2a gene encoding protein lifeguard 2a yields the protein MSLPAAPPSYAEATAGDKEAGISCPPYGGPPPGMMPPPPAMHPSWAYVHTGHSPGYTNPYASDMSSPFSDPSSSDSFEGLGGNSWEDKNVRRMFIRKVFSILMVQLLVTFGVVALFTFCEPVRQFVQYNRVVYLASYMMFMGTYLVLVCSTSARRQYPTNLILLGIFTLAMSYMAGMLASYHNTKVVMLCVGITALVCLGVTLFCFQTRVDFTSCHGLLFSLMMVLLVTGLLLLFTAPFGYIPWLQTAYAGLGALVFTLFLAFDVQLLMGNRRYSLSPEEHVFGALCLYMDIVYIFFFLLQLFGSRE